The Toxorhynchites rutilus septentrionalis strain SRP chromosome 1, ASM2978413v1, whole genome shotgun sequence genome contains the following window.
CGAAGCAAAATTTGTTCGATTGagttatcttttgtagttttctGCTTGTTTCATGACCACGCATCTCAATGCctacgttacatggaatgaaaaGTTCCGGCCGTAGCAAGGAAGagatcaattttcaacagtagaaACGATCATACTACGGTGTTCCTTGTGCCATTTTTGGTAGAGCCGCTTGCTCAGCCCACATTTTGGCTGATTCCTTATCCAATTGATGCATTTTAATAATATGCTCTACTAGCTTGAATTTACAGCTAcaatataagaaaaaaatagttcaTTAAACAGAGCAAAATGACATCCATCCGAGGGCTTACCGTTGGCCGGAGCCACACAACGGGCAATTAATCTTCTGCCCGGTATGCTTAACCATGTGCAGTCGCAAATGACTCAGTCGGCTGAACGTTTTCTCGCACACGCCACAATTGTACTTTTGGAAATTTTCCTCGTGACTTTTCATATGTCGCTGCAGGGTTTTTCTCCAGCCCATTGTCTTGCCACAGGTTGGACAAGTGAACGTTCGCTTCTCGTGGATCGACTCCATGTGAGCTGTCAGCGCAACCCGTCGTTTAAAGGTTTTATTACAAAGGTTGCACCTTATATTTGAAGCTTCACCGGGAATTCCACCATTTGTCGAGTGCGCAACCGTGAACGACATTTTCCTATCGTCTCCCACTATCGCATGTTTCTGTTCAACTCGTTCGCGGAACCCACAAGGGTCGTCTGGCTTACTGGGGGTAACATCCGGTAGAGTAAACGAAGCATCCTCCTCTGAATTTTCTTCATCTTCCATCTCGAGTGGATCCTCCATCTGACGGGTTGTACCAAAGAATATATGCTGCAGAGTCTCTTGAGCCTTCCCGCAATCACTGATGAAGCTCGTCGCTACTCGGATCATTACCAGACAGTGATCGCACACTCCGGTGGGAAATCCCTCCACGAAGCGCCCGCGTCCGAGGCAAAGCTGAAGAAGGTCCTCCGATTCCACTGTATCCTCGATGTGATTTGTGATAGGCTGCTTTTGTTTCTTCCCACAAAAACGACAATAAACAAGCAGGGAATCATAATGCGCCGCCAGAGGCTCAACTTCTTCCTGGTGTTCGGAAGGTAATATTAGTTCTTCCTCTTCCTTCACGGCGACAGCGATCGATGGGACAGCATCTTCCCTCAAACGAGGCAATTGGCCGTAGGCTCTCTCCAACTGATCCGGTCGAAAGTGGTCAATACAAATATACGGAAGGGATGCTACATTATCACGTTTACTGTACCAGGTCATGCCTCCATTGTACAGGGTCCACCACTCCGAGAGGACGGCTGTGCAGGTAACACTGAAGAAGATTGTTTTTCCGATTTGTGACTGACAACCGGGCATGGCACAGTATTGGGACATGACGGCTCAATTCTCGAGCGGGAATTTATTTTCGTATGTGATGTTTCAAGAgtctttttcaccttttttactATTATTGTTTCAACTAACTTTTCATATTAGAATACGATCAGATGAAGCCACTTTGTAGTGCTGTGTTTTGCTTACATTTAGTCAATCAAGGATCCATGTGAAAAGGTCAAACCAAATTCAGAACAAAGGTATTATAGAAACGGTGCGGCAAACGCTGTGCGCTATGCGCGTTTGCGCACGTTATGTCGACGGATAACGTCTCTTGATTTGTAATAACAATGTAGTGCACATTTTGATGCGTTTTTatgaaatcaaacaaatcgtcatttaacaattcaattcaaaatttccaattgaCGTCATAcgtgtaatttttcaaaatcttgTTTATTTTACTCTTTCACAAAGCTCAGCATGTATTACAACGACGGAAAGGATACACCTTGTTATTGTGTGGAAAGCACATTTCCATGAAATTATGCACCAAAGAACCAAATTTTAGAtcaagttttaggagaaaattcaTAACGTTGTCTAAACATGTGTATTTACGCGCTCCCGTGGCTGAGTGGGTATCGTCGCACATTATCATggcgggggttcgggttcaattcccgttctggtcgggggatttttcgtcaaaaaatttctcctgatttgcactgtgatcacgcgtattctagaacttgccacttcAAAATAGGCgcgttatccggcatagaaatcccaactaggtactactaataaaaatgacgcaaatattacctacgttgagaatgtaggaggcgatctggcgtagtggtaacatccatgcctctcacgctaaaggtcacgagttcaattctcactccctacattcttccaaaaatggaagtaaatgtgacgaaccagccaaatgagttgaaagtcactataatacagatataaaaaaaacctacgttgagaaggcaaaagtttcacTGGGAACGTTCATGCCacccaaaaagaagaagaagaatctgAATAAACGCTAATTATAACCTAAGACAATAAGGGGTCGATTACAGACCAATTTTCGGGTCGCCAATAATATCTGTAAATACGCTTCTACATAATGTACTCCTGGTATGTACTGTATTCACGTACCACGTGGTCAGAAAAAGCACAATTTTAGACATCCTCCTCCACTTCCTTGGACATGCGGAAACATTTTTCATACCACTCCCACTGTTGTCTACGTGGACATTTCTCTATTTTTCCggaaaaaattgggaaaatagTTGCACTTAACATATTGAGCCCCGCCATAGGAACCCACATTgagcttctttttttttatcccttttgtttattttaggctcattagcattttagctgtaacagagccgaatttcaatcgtgtacatgtcacatgtttatcatatctataattagcacattacacagttgccatgttttcggcgttagagtacccagcaaacattaaatcgtataactttgcacatgataagtcacatataatttcgtatcaaatcacaatcgcataaaatatcaatcaaaatatcgatcatatatatctaaattcgcataaaatgcaaaaacacgattttccatgtcatcgatggattgagtggtaacgttgtcatatcaaatcgcatatcagtccaaaaagcatcgcatatcgttatatacggctttatatgcgtacaaaatatggcatatacgtatatcgcctccacttttgtgtgtatatgctagttatctgcatcatatatcatacaaatgtgtcttggttgtatgtatatcgcctctaattatagctattcatacgacttaatgtttgctgggtattcccttctataccattgcatatggtacacatttacacagttgccatataggcgtaagagttttcgttctgttcttccattatccagttagatcggacagcggagacagttgattgatcattgttgagttatttatagaacagcagcccgatgtgtcttgcagagcagagcagttgtatgcatgaatcgatcttatttcgaccgtggatcgatctccatcgctgatgattgttgcgtggacgtagttattctgtaacaacacaaagatggtcaatgggggccctgagttttgaactcacgatcaatcgcttactaagcgaacgcgcaaccaatgtggctacggagacccccattgaGCTTCTtggtagaaaataaaaaaaaaatcacatgcaACATCCTcgacttcgacttgccgttgatggtgtatgtgaatgcttccatatgtattgcatggaagaataattgacgcaacgtgacgtgacggaacgtgaacgtgacgtggatgttgtatctGAATCACACTTTATTCGTACAAATCGAATCCGTCCATTCAAACTTGCGAAACTTGAGCAATTCGACCGAAAAGCATATTCTGGTTTTCGTACGAATGTGTATTTCACCTGCTTACCAAACGTCacttttttcttgcaaattccGTTCGTttggaattgagtcattgagagtAATGAATATAAGTCATGAAGActaataatatttcatttcgattAATTTTTGCGATACTATGTAATGCCGGTTTCAGTAAGTCTTCGCATGATATTCGCTGTCATCCTCCAAGCattaatataatttttcgctgtacagttgcattaaatcgtataattttgcacgtaccAAGTCTtccaagaaatccgaataaatcagaatcgcatataatatcaatcaaagtatgtatcgtgtatacttgaaatcgcataaaatgtaaaaactcgattttatataccattatcaaattaagtcgcaattcggtataataaacatcaattttatgatgtatattgtcgtaaaatatatttaatccgcatcatatgcgtatattacgctgatgcagtttatgtgtcgtataagcgtataatttaaatcgattcagtactgtagtaaatcgtgttgcatgctgaagaaaatcatgaaacagtaatcatattagattctaataaagaacatattacatcatattgaaatatcaatgaaatgctgatgcactcgaaagttttaaccgctgttgaattaaatttcagacagccgcgcgagatagctggtggatgataatccagacgaccagagttcgaacccacatcggagcagttttcaccaaacatcaatctgtcattttaaacattcatattccactcccaacataagacaatcaatcaattattatttctacgaacataaatactcatatataaaaatggcgattcgtgaggttataataaacatttcacgaaactaTTTtatgccatttgtttttttttctatgtctgtaataaatcgtagatgagtatggcaaaagtcgtatttggtgctttgacaattcatgaatatattcatgttagatcgcaattcaattccaacataatcgctattatagccggtcaaagttgcatattcatccaaacaaattcggtaagcatttgccatgtatgtatatggcctccacttttgcatgcatatgccagttaggcgcattatatgccaatgaagcgaccctaattcctccatatatgcatgtagagacgcttggagaatgcttcgctccattttttcatatttcattgaagcacacttgcgctttgtcgtcaagatccaaaagtgcatcacccttgtcgaaaatcgaacacttctctaattacattatgttgttaccgagtctacattttttttccgtacatcaattttgttatttttgtgcgagtgaaacaaatctcaagtttccactcggttcgtggcagttcaacacacacgggacatttttttgattactcggcgcgtaattatttatcggcagatatagcggggcaactccaagcgcctccccagaaattcgaaggtagaagaattagtttgtagaattaatttcggaaaaataaaagagtcgagagttgcacgctaacacgattggtcgagttttagttgtatgaaagaaagccaagaccgttcagGCTTACGCTacaccaaccaaattttagggcatatgatgttatatatacgcttgttatgcgatttaatgtttgctgggtagtcaGTCCAGGCTACCTTGTCATATACCCTGGAGCTGCACTGAAAAATATCGCGAGATAATATATCGCATGCGATTGAAAGCCTGCATTGTAAGGctttgttctcactgcagcggagCATCAGCGTGGATTGCGCGGGGCGTGTGACGCTTACAATTAATCGTTTAtgttcttaccgatgtgttcacaccaggctGACGCGTCGTGAGCATGGTTTTGGCGTGTGGCTAgcgtgcaaacgaaaacacttcacgccggcgatatttgtacttcaCCGCCTCTCTcttgcatatgtttgtttgtagtagtgacataatttaatttttttgattttatttttattttttacgggTTAAACCCTCCGAGTTTTTAGCCGAATACATCCAACGATGTTGGATTGtttaaaaataaaccaattttcattaaaaaaaaacacacattgacaattttcattaaaCACGTCGAAGCGCTgctggcacggtgcaatgtgagtgaatcAAAATATCGTGGCGAGAATTGAACACGCCCCGCTCACGCCATGTTGACGCTCCGCTGCAGTGTGAACATGGCCTAAAGGAAGCAGCATGGGTGATTTCGCGCTTTGCGAGTATGGTTGTGACGAACGCATGCCGGTGATGGTGCAATCTTTTATTAcgcgattctctcgaaattatGCGATTTTTACTTACGCGAtatgctcgaaattacgcgatttttctGATGGCACATATCAGTtgggttaaaaaaaatcagtgtacCCGCCCCGAGTGTCACCCGGCACACTACGCTACTGCTTCTTGCTTACTTTGCTAACGATGACTAATATTGAACAACCCCAATCAAAACATTCGAATGTAAATAAAccaagccccgggcaaggggatatgatccgcgagtcaagatgtgctacaaatttagctgtcattgccaaacctatcaaattactcggcgaactcaaggcaaatctatggaacaaggtgcgcccattcgctaactaaaaaaagaattgttttttgaaaaaaaaaattatgtgaaatgtaatgatcatgacagaaaagtaaattttcattcattattttttgttctagaagtgtgttaatttcgtccttaatttcgttttccaaatggcgcaaatcattatggtgccttcaacgcaaagacaataaatgaaacgcttgcagcgtaaaacgtaatgaatataatgaatatagaaatgagtatttcataaagtatcagtatattccacaaattgtgctcaatcgtcttaatttacttttgtgtattttttaaatggctgcagaaaaccacttcacgttttgacccacctggtagtatgttaagtgccttgttttacaccagcttgagagtttggcagttctcgcgagtgacagtggtcgcaaattgcatttgcgacccggacatgtttgacgctgtcaaatcctatgtgctagtatacggatgccctcaggctgAAATAAACCAATAAGTGGTCGTTTCGTTTCATTTCTTTTTCTGTGTCTAAATATCGATGAGTGAGCCTGCGTTTGGTCGTAAATATTACTAGCATAAAAACCAGCAAAAACATGCAGGAGAAACTCCGCCAGGATTGTTTCATTCCGGGCTGCAGCTCGCAAAAGGGACATATAATGTTTATGAGCGTCCACAAATGCGACGGTTTCCAGCGTTGGTGGAGCGAAACCGGTTGGGTGCAGCAGCATCGGATAAACAGAACCATTCGCAAAACTACTCGGGTCTGCGAAAAACATTTCGAGGAGAAGTACATTGACAGGAGCTATAAAATGCCTCGTCTCTTTCCGGACGCCTGGCCGACGATGTGCATAGAGGAACCGAAACCGGAAGAAACGGAACTGTTTGTGCCAAAGCCCAAAAGGGCTGATGGGAAAGCGAAAAGTATAGATCCTAGGTCAGAAGTAGATCCAAAAATGTATTGCAGATTATGTGGCAACAATGACGAAGGCCCAATGGAAGGCCAGTTGGATCTTTTCAGGGATGGAGAATTTTTTTTACGATTATGTTTGGGTGAATACTTTTCGAGATTGGATCTACCACGGGGAATTTGCAACAATTGTACAGTGACGGTCAAATCATGTCTAGAGTTTCTGAGAAAATGCGAGTTGACACAACACAAACTAGATGTATTGTTCAGTCCTAGCGGGGAGCTCAACACAGAGCCCGAATGCGTACTACTGAATGTAGAGGTAGAGGAGCTCAAACAAGAGAAACAAGAACTGGATATAAAAGAGGAACAGTTTCTGGGTGCTGAAAATGAGCATAACCATGAGTCAGACTATATTATGGCAGAGGTTGATCTAGTTGAAGATATGATTGTGAATTCTCAGCCATCAAATAATTCGAACGAACAATGTGGAAGTCGTAACGAAATCAATCCGGATTATACACCCACACCACCAAAGAATTCTCTCAAAAACCTGTCCGGTCGGAAACTCGAATTTCCCCAACCGAAACGAAGAACGAAATCAGCCGCTGACTCAAAACCTAAACAGTCACGTTCGACATCGGGAGAAGGCAGCAGGATATGTCCGATCTGTGGTAAAACTATCGCGCATAAAGGCAAGTTTACTTCACACATGAAAATGCACAGCGACGAGAAAGATTATGCTTGTAATATTTGCGGAAGACAGTTCATCATGCGGAGGGAGCTTCGGATGCACATTGAATCGTTGCACGAGAAGAAAACATTCGTTTGTAACATATGCGGGATCAAGTGTGGCTGGAGGAAAGCACTGCAAAGACACATGAAGAACAAGCATTCCGACGAGAGCACGTTCAAACACAAATGTACGTACTGTGGCAAGGCTTTCCTGCTGCCAAATCAGTTACGGTTGCACGTAATGGGACACACGGGTGATCGAATTAGATGCGAGATTTGCGGTGCAGGTTATAGGTGCGGCATTCAATCTATTCTCTGCAGAATTTTGAACCCATTTCATTTCTAGGTACAACTATATGTTGACCCAGCACAAAATACGAGAACATGGCATGGAGATCAAGGGTGTTAAATTGCACAAAAACGGCAACCGATCTCGTAAAAAAGCTGAGTCGAAGCAAGTCATCCTGTCATCAGGATCTTCTCAGTAATCC
Protein-coding sequences here:
- the LOC129778327 gene encoding zinc finger protein 221-like, giving the protein MQEKLRQDCFIPGCSSQKGHIMFMSVHKCDGFQRWWSETGWVQQHRINRTIRKTTRVCEKHFEEKYIDRSYKMPRLFPDAWPTMCIEEPKPEETELFVPKPKRADGKAKSIDPRSEVDPKMYCRLCGNNDEGPMEGQLDLFRDGEFFLRLCLGEYFSRLDLPRGICNNCTVTVKSCLEFLRKCELTQHKLDVLFSPSGELNTEPECVLLNVEVEELKQEKQELDIKEEQFLGAENEHNHESDYIMAEVDLVEDMIVNSQPSNNSNEQCGSRNEINPDYTPTPPKNSLKNLSGRKLEFPQPKRRTKSAADSKPKQSRSTSGEGSRICPICGKTIAHKGKFTSHMKMHSDEKDYACNICGRQFIMRRELRMHIESLHEKKTFVCNICGIKCGWRKALQRHMKNKHSDESTFKHKCTYCGKAFLLPNQLRLHVMGHTGDRIRCEICGAGYRYNYMLTQHKIREHGMEIKGVKLHKNGNRSRKKAESKQVILSSGSSQ
- the LOC129778532 gene encoding zinc finger protein 32-like, with product MSQYCAMPGCQSQIGKTIFFSVTCTAVLSEWWTLYNGGMTWYSKRDNVASLPYICIDHFRPDQLERAYGQLPRLREDAVPSIAVAVKEEEELILPSEHQEEVEPLAAHYDSLLVYCRFCGKKQKQPITNHIEDTVESEDLLQLCLGRGRFVEGFPTGVCDHCLVMIRVATSFISDCGKAQETLQHIFFGTTRQMEDPLEMEDEENSEEDASFTLPDVTPSKPDDPCGFRERVEQKHAIVGDDRKMSFTVAHSTNGGIPGEASNIRCNLCNKTFKRRVALTAHMESIHEKRTFTCPTCGKTMGWRKTLQRHMKSHEENFQKYNCGVCEKTFSRLSHLRLHMVKHTGQKINCPLCGSGQRCKFKLVEHIIKMHQLDKESAKMWAEQAALPKMAQGTP